A part of Tessaracoccus timonensis genomic DNA contains:
- a CDS encoding 5-(carboxyamino)imidazole ribonucleotide synthase, whose amino-acid sequence MMQQAAISLGIDVHLFAEADGVSAAQVVPDAFVGDYTDLADLERFAERCQVITFDHEHVPTKHLRALDVEARPGPDALQYAQDKASMRQRMSELDVPCPAYVVCDSSADAVAFGEQQGWPIILKTSRGGYDGKGVWKIDAPDEVAQVFANKPEVSAGEPVRIVAEEFIDFTRELSAIVVRSPSGQVVAYPISETVQRDGICVETTTPAPGLTDDRAAQLQSMAIRIASELGVVGVLAVELMEAPDGRIVVNELAMRPHNTGHWTIDGAVTSQFDNHIRAVLDLPLGAPDMTAPVVVMANVLGGSEDDLTGALQHVYARDRHAHAHLYGKDVRPGRKVGHITCTGDDVDDVRRRARHAANYMMGVADE is encoded by the coding sequence ATGATGCAGCAGGCCGCCATCAGCCTCGGCATCGACGTCCACCTGTTTGCAGAAGCCGACGGGGTATCCGCGGCGCAGGTGGTGCCCGACGCGTTCGTCGGCGACTACACCGATCTTGCCGACCTCGAACGTTTCGCCGAACGCTGCCAGGTGATCACGTTTGACCACGAACACGTCCCGACGAAGCACCTGCGCGCACTCGACGTCGAGGCCAGGCCCGGCCCCGACGCGCTCCAATACGCCCAAGACAAGGCCTCGATGCGGCAGCGCATGAGCGAACTCGACGTGCCCTGCCCCGCCTACGTCGTATGTGACAGCTCCGCGGATGCCGTTGCGTTCGGCGAGCAGCAGGGATGGCCGATCATTCTGAAAACCTCCCGCGGCGGCTACGACGGCAAGGGCGTGTGGAAGATCGACGCCCCCGACGAGGTGGCGCAGGTATTTGCGAACAAGCCCGAGGTGTCGGCGGGGGAGCCCGTGCGCATCGTCGCCGAGGAGTTCATCGACTTCACCCGCGAGCTCTCCGCCATCGTCGTGCGGTCGCCGTCGGGCCAGGTGGTGGCCTATCCCATTTCTGAGACGGTGCAGCGCGACGGCATCTGCGTTGAAACGACGACGCCCGCGCCGGGGCTTACCGACGACCGCGCCGCCCAGCTGCAGTCGATGGCCATCCGCATCGCGAGCGAGCTCGGCGTCGTCGGCGTGCTCGCGGTGGAACTCATGGAAGCACCCGATGGGCGCATCGTCGTCAACGAGCTCGCCATGCGCCCACACAACACCGGCCACTGGACCATCGACGGCGCCGTCACCAGCCAGTTCGACAACCACATTCGCGCGGTGCTGGATCTGCCGCTCGGCGCGCCCGACATGACCGCGCCAGTCGTGGTCATGGCCAACGTGCTGGGCGGGTCTGAGGACGATCTCACCGGCGCGCTGCAGCACGTCTACGCCCGCGACCGCCATGCCCACGCACACCTCTACGGCAAGGACGTGCGGCCAGGGCGCAAGGTGGGGCACATCACCTGCACCGGCGACGACGTCGACGACGTGCGCCGTCGCGCCAGGCACGCCGCAAACTACATGATGGGAGTTGCAGATGAGTGA
- the purE gene encoding 5-(carboxyamino)imidazole ribonucleotide mutase → MSDPLVSIVMGSDSDWPTMEPAAKALEEFDVAYEADVVSAHRMPEDMVTFGREAHRRGIKAIIAGAGGAAHLPGMLASLTPLPVIGVPVPLKQLDGLDSLLSIVQMPAGVPVATVAIGNARNAGLLAVRMLAAADPALQEKMLTFQAELRDLARAKGEKVRSAL, encoded by the coding sequence ATGAGTGATCCGCTAGTGAGCATTGTGATGGGCTCGGATTCGGATTGGCCGACGATGGAGCCCGCCGCGAAGGCACTCGAGGAGTTCGACGTGGCGTATGAGGCCGACGTGGTCTCCGCCCACCGGATGCCCGAAGACATGGTGACCTTCGGCCGGGAGGCACACCGTCGGGGCATCAAGGCGATCATCGCGGGAGCCGGGGGAGCAGCACACCTTCCCGGCATGCTCGCTTCTCTCACGCCGCTGCCCGTGATCGGGGTTCCGGTGCCGCTGAAGCAGCTCGACGGGCTCGACTCGCTGCTGTCGATCGTGCAGATGCCGGCCGGGGTGCCCGTCGCGACGGTGGCCATCGGCAATGCGCGCAACGCCGGCCTGCTCGCAGTGCGGATGCTGGCGGCGGCTGACCCTGCGCTGCAGGAGAAGATGCTCACATTCCAGGCTGAGCTCCGCGACCTCGCCCGCGCGAAAGGCGAGAAGGTGCGCTCAGCGCTCTAA
- a CDS encoding DUF3352 domain-containing protein: MSQQQWNNHPQGGAQGGYQGPPSGQPQGPGNVGGQQPNQGPHFQGGQQGGYPQGAPGGYQQQGPAGPGAPGGPGGYGGPGGPGGPVGTKKKSKVPVVIGGVVAAGLVAGGGFLAYNFFNGASPSAATAGIPNNAIAVVELSLNPADADKLALKNIVEKFPQGDDMPDTDDYKEILWELVADENGDINYQEDVKPWLGDSLSLGILPAEGGADEDGGAGFGNSPVSPVLAVEVTDEGKADAFMKEHGGDNTKHFFHDKLLVIEDKNSDLKAALDKGSIKDNEQYKADMEALEGGNLASAWVSPKAMEMALQNSDVGGVDAEVVQQLETLKSLHGALGLHVEDNMLTLHASFASDVENGKSESVKDFVGSLPAEAPLAFGLAFNDEMISQLWKQLADTPEMQQQLAQFGIESEDDVKALLGKQLAAAIDGEAAGGDVSDVKVGVKVATDDVERHNAILDPVFEQLGAQGGEAPVERGADGNTVTYTRGYSADEVTGGALKDNDLYKKVVTDDAQAIMFVNMNAVSKLAGSNMDKESKQYVDPIAAIGVTSTVDGQRTKGIVRVVFDD, encoded by the coding sequence GTGAGCCAGCAGCAATGGAATAACCACCCGCAGGGTGGAGCGCAGGGCGGCTACCAAGGCCCACCAAGTGGTCAGCCTCAGGGCCCCGGTAACGTCGGGGGCCAGCAGCCGAACCAAGGTCCTCACTTCCAGGGGGGACAGCAAGGCGGATACCCGCAGGGTGCTCCTGGCGGCTACCAGCAGCAGGGCCCGGCAGGCCCAGGCGCCCCTGGCGGCCCAGGCGGTTACGGCGGTCCGGGTGGCCCGGGCGGCCCGGTTGGCACGAAGAAGAAGTCGAAGGTTCCCGTCGTAATCGGCGGCGTCGTCGCAGCGGGCCTGGTGGCCGGCGGCGGATTTCTCGCGTACAACTTCTTTAACGGAGCTTCCCCCTCGGCGGCCACGGCGGGCATTCCGAACAACGCGATCGCCGTCGTCGAGTTGTCGCTCAACCCGGCGGACGCCGACAAGCTCGCGCTGAAGAACATCGTCGAGAAGTTCCCCCAGGGCGACGACATGCCTGACACCGACGACTACAAAGAGATCCTGTGGGAGCTCGTCGCCGACGAAAATGGCGATATCAACTACCAGGAAGACGTGAAGCCGTGGTTGGGCGACTCGCTCTCGCTCGGCATCCTGCCCGCTGAGGGCGGTGCCGACGAGGACGGAGGCGCCGGTTTCGGCAATAGCCCCGTCTCACCGGTGCTGGCCGTTGAGGTCACCGACGAGGGCAAGGCCGATGCCTTCATGAAGGAGCATGGCGGCGACAACACCAAGCACTTCTTCCACGACAAGCTGTTGGTGATCGAAGACAAGAACTCCGACCTCAAGGCCGCGCTCGACAAGGGCTCCATCAAAGACAATGAGCAGTACAAGGCCGACATGGAGGCCCTCGAGGGCGGCAACCTGGCCAGCGCTTGGGTGAGCCCGAAGGCCATGGAGATGGCGCTTCAGAACAGCGACGTCGGTGGAGTCGATGCTGAGGTCGTCCAGCAGTTGGAGACGCTGAAGTCGCTGCACGGCGCACTGGGCCTACACGTCGAAGACAACATGCTCACGCTGCATGCCTCGTTCGCCTCGGATGTTGAAAACGGCAAGAGCGAGTCCGTGAAGGACTTCGTGGGCTCGCTCCCGGCCGAGGCCCCGCTGGCGTTCGGCTTGGCCTTCAACGACGAGATGATCAGCCAGCTGTGGAAGCAGCTTGCAGACACCCCGGAGATGCAGCAGCAGCTCGCCCAATTCGGTATCGAGTCGGAGGACGACGTGAAGGCGCTGCTCGGCAAGCAGCTCGCGGCTGCGATCGACGGTGAGGCCGCAGGTGGCGACGTGAGCGACGTGAAGGTGGGCGTCAAGGTTGCCACCGATGACGTCGAGCGTCACAACGCCATCCTCGACCCGGTGTTCGAGCAGCTGGGAGCGCAGGGCGGCGAGGCTCCGGTGGAGCGCGGCGCTGACGGCAACACCGTCACCTACACGCGCGGCTACTCCGCCGACGAGGTAACCGGCGGCGCACTGAAGGACAACGACCTCTACAAGAAGGTTGTCACCGACGACGCACAGGCCATCATGTTCGTGAACATGAATGCCGTCAGCAAGTTGGCCGGCAGCAACATGGATAAGGAGTCGAAGCAGTACGTCGACCCGATCGCCGCCATCGGCGTGACGAGCACCGTCGACGGTCAGCGCACGAAGGGCATTGTGCGGGTAGTCTTCGACGACTAA